The Leishmania mexicana MHOM/GT/2001/U1103 complete genome, chromosome 32 genome has a window encoding:
- a CDS encoding putative kinesin — translation MSIEVHVRVRPSVANVVWSSAETVLYSTANPNTRYVYNKVYPSNSTNESIFHGMEAVVHAAFDGKNVTIMAYGQTGSGKTHSMIGVHHDPGMVPRAAKLLLELKRTTPGAKIQAFYTEIYNESVKDLLEPQRGELALHDAPDGGVFFEKKMIDVETFDDFIQLQAAAERNRKYGVTNLNEHSSRSHVILTFEIHRRNCVGKSVINLVDLAGSESASRANTEGISLREGGYINRSLLTLGNVVDAIVERRPYVPYRDAKLTRLLRTCLGGSGITLILCCVNPSRENFDQTVATLRFTQRAMKIKNDPVVVLNMPPLFTHQYSDGARQLIEGLQELAEAEYQRGLRDSFLYCGTTVASVVSNYQAQVSDCLHSLANAQRLLVAHDHAMAIDHIGRLYNQQNDLVRQRISNQELAENERKRQRDVASEIKSRKEKIAKLEEELRNKVSSLDTNLAGWEYQLYEARQKQRSEMDVLLQLELARRARIQYEWVVCLERIASRNVPVIQAGLSALQAKLVESAGGGGSGAAEHQQYRHHLHTILSLQDGDAGSRTLHMKELRAALMKARDEFDDLKTAHEMVKDDIEESRRQQQQQGSKRGSASVSPQPRPNLSDLSEEDLVEYYRGVADSEVEERIHRLEREEKALMAQARRGVRRESLRRVRESLRVSRGSRGGSSRSPQSGAGGVTITRLAETAGTGPGSNAPQHFGRSVADEEGRAGFRQTETTAQVEARGRRSSASYADGVKNALSILDSLKAQLQRKGGNNHASPAVASTSRNQQQQQQGSARLRNHRSVSSSSETRRRQGRKGVEETAVYRDSEEGDVGEEHQCAAPRSAAEAAAHRRHHATAPDSADDTENMSLAELYQTSMGKENWSRPKPSAAPAAASSRAAHKYTTVAEDDAAFDANAEAEEGREDGRPVSRQLASSSPIGIVARRKTKRQNSRPAVERALYALHSNSHSTSPS, via the coding sequence ATGAGTATtgaggtgcacgtgcgcgttcGCCCGTCCGTGGCGAACGTCGTGTGGTCCAGTGCTGAAACGGTGCTTTACAGCACGGCCAACCCCAACACCCGGTACGTTTATAACAAGGTGTACCCGAGCAACAGCACGAATGAGTCCATCTTTCACGGCATGGAGGCGGTTGTGCACGCGGCCTTCGATGGTAAGAACGTCACCATTATGGCGTACGGTCAGacgggcagcggcaagaCGCATAGCATGATCGGGGTACATCACGATCCTGGCATGGTGCCGCGGGCAGCGAAGTTGCTGTTAGAGTTGAAGCGAACCACTCCTGGTGCAAAGATACAGGCATTCTACACCGAGATCTACAACGAGTCCGTCAAGGACCTTCTAGAGCCTCAGAGAGgcgagctggcgctgcacgACGCCCCTGACGGAGGCGTCTTCTTCGAGAAGAAGATGATCGACGTGGAAACATTTGACGACTTTATTcagctgcaggcggcagcCGAGCGGAACCGCAAGTACGGCGTCACCAACCTGAACGAGCACAGTAGCCGCTCGCACGTCATCCTCACCTTCGAAATACATCGGCGCAACTGCGTTGGCAAGAGCGTCATCAACTTGGTCGACCTAGCCGGCTCCGAGTCGGCGTCGCGCGCGAACACGGAGGGCATCTCCCTTCGCGAGGGCGGCTACATCAACCGCAGCCTTCTAACTCTGGGCAACGTGGTGGACGCCATCGTCGAGAGGCGACCCTACGTCCCATACAGAGACGCCAAGCTGACGCGCCTCCTTCGCACATGCCTTGGAGGCTCCGGTATCACGCTAATACTCTGTTGCGTGAACCCCTCCCGCGAGAACTTTGACCAAACCGTCGCGACGCTCCGCTTCACGCAGCGTGCGATGAAGATCAAGAACGACCCTGTCGTCGTCCTGAATATGCCGCCACTTTTTACGCATCAGTATAGTGACGGTGCACGGCAGCTCATCGAGGGTCTGCAGGAgttggcggaggcggagtaCCAGCGTGGGCTGCGCGACAGCTTTCTCTACTGCGGCACCACGGTCGCCTCGGTCGTCAGCAACTACCAGGCGCAGGTGTCCGACTGCTTGCACTCGCTGGCGaacgcgcagcgcctgctcgtgGCGCATGACCACGCCATGGCCATCGACCACATCGGGCGATTGTATAACCAGCAGAATGAcctggtgcggcagcggatCAGCAACCAGGAGCTCGCCGAGAACGAacggaagcggcagcgcgacgtGGCGTCTGAGATTAAGTCCAGAAAAGAGAAGATAGCAAaactggaggaggagctccgGAACAAGGTCTCATCCCTCGACACGAATTTGGCAGGGTGGGAGTATCAGCTCTACGAGGCgcggcagaagcagcggAGTGAGATGGACGTGTTGCTTCAGCTAGAGCTGGCGCGTCGTGCACGCATCCAGTACGAGTGGGTTGTGTGCTTGGAGCGCATTGCGTCGCGCAATGTTCCCGTCATTCAAGCTGGGCTctcggcgctgcaggcgaagCTAGTCGAaagtgccggcggcggcggcagcggcgctgcagagcaTCAGCAGTACCGCCATCACCTCCATACCATCCTGTCGTTGCAGGATGGCGATGCTGGGAGCCGCACGTTGCACATGAAGGAACTTCGGGCGGCCCTGATGAAGGCTCGCGATGAATTCGATGACCTGAAGACTGCCCACGAAATGGTGAAGGACGACATCGAGGAGTcgaggaggcagcagcagcagcaaggcagCAAGCGCGGTTCCGCTTCCGTATCACCGCAACCGCGCCCGAACTTGTCTGACCTCTCAGAGGAGGATCTTGTCGAGTACTACCGCGGCGTTGCTGACAGCGAGGTCGAGGAACGCATTCACCGTCTGGAGCGTGAGGAAAAGGCGCTGATGGCGCAGGCACGGCGTGGCGTTCGCCGCGAGAGTCTGCGACGCGTGCGCGAGAGCCTTCGCGTATCGCGTGGCAGTCGGGGAGGCAGTAGCCGCTCTCCGCAGagtggcgccggtggcgtCACTATCACTCGCCTGGCCGAAACCGCCGGCACAGGACCCGGCTCGAACGCGCCACAGCATTTCGGACGCAGTGTAGCTGATGAAGAGGGGCGCGCCGGTTTTCGCCAGACGGAGACGACCGCGCAGGTTGAGGCGCGGGGCAGGCGAAGCTCGGCCAGCTACGCGGATGGCGTGAAGAACGCGCTTTCCATCTTAGACAGCCTCAAAGCGCAGCTTCAGCGCAAGGGCGGCAACAACCATGCTTCACCCGCGGTCGCATCTACAAGCCGcaatcagcagcagcagcagcaggggtcTGCCCGCCTGCGTAACCATCGTAGCGTAAGCAGCAGTAGCGAGACGCGTCGACGGCAGGGCCGAAAAGGCGTtgaggagacggcggtgtACCGCGACTCCGAAGAGGGCGATGTAGGAGAGGAGCATCAGTGCGCGGCGCCCCGCTCCGCTGCAGAGGCtgccgcgcaccggcgccaccacGCCACTGCGCCCGACAGCGCTGACGACACGGAAAACATGTCACTGGCAGAACTGTATCAGACATCTATGGGGAAGGAGAATTGGAGTCGCCCCAAGccctctgctgctcctgccgcCGCATCTTCTCGTGCGGCGCACAAGTACACCACGGTCGCGGAGGACGATGCGGCATTCGACGCGAAtgcggaggcagaggaggggagggaggacgggCGGCCGGTATCGCGTCAGctcgcctcgtcctcgccgatTGGGATTGTGGCACGACGCAAAACGAAGCGGCAGAACTCCCGCCCAGCGGTGGAGCGGGCTCTTTACGCGTTGCACTCAAACTCACACTCGACATCCCCCTCATGA